The genomic region GCGGACAAGTTCGTATCCTTCATGTCCCGATACGATACCAAATAGCCGACATATTTACCAAAGGATTGCCAAGACTCCTGTTTGAAGAATTCCGTTCCAGTTTGTGCATTCGGAAGGCGAACGCTTCAACTGCGGGGAAGTAATATTCATAAGTCAACGATCTTGTAACAAATATAGATTACTCAATTTTGGTATTTATCTTGTGTATAATAGCTGGCATATCCCTTCCCAAGTTATAGGGATATCTTCCTAGATTAGCCTATTGTATTCTGTATAAATGTATGTACGTGATTGAATGGGAAAACACACAGAATTATTCATATTTTCAGTAGTCCTTAACAATTTTATAGTTATCTAACACGAGAGGTATACTTTCGACACTTTTGGGTAAATCATACCGTTTGAACTAACCGTTCAGAACCCATTAATCAACCTAAATTTCGCATAACAAGAGAAAACACCAGTGACCTCAAAATTGAAGTGAAACCCTTCGCAATTGCAAATACTTGCACATATTTTCTTACATTCATTGAGCGTTGTATTCGGCACGAATCGAGCCTCATAACCATAGAGAATAAAGTTACCGAAGCCTTTCGTGGGAAATGGTGGGGGTTTGGGCCGGTATCTAATCTTAGTATTATCGAAGCCTTTCGTGGGAAATTGAGTCAATCCATATCACCTTTTGGGTCAAAATTGTGACAAGCGGTGGAATTGACGCGTGGCTATCTAATTTGGACAAATATGAACCATGAGGTGTTCTTGACAAATGTAATTAGAATGACTCGGTTGTTTTGAACGAGACAGAAGTTAAGAGGTTTGAATGAATATCAAGAAGATTCAAAAAGAAACCAATTGAGTGGCAAGTATGACTCACAAATCCTCAATGCTTCCTTTTAGTGAACTCAGCAGATGTAATGGATTACTCTCTCAGCACTCCAATTTGGCTATATGTACTTGTTGTATAGTCCATGAAGTTGTAATTTGTGGAGTTATACTACTACTGTGTAGTGCGTTGTAACTGTATGGATGCATGTTGTTGTATTGTAAATTTGTGATAGTgatgtttaataaaataaaattcttGCTTTTAAAAAAAGTGATCGGCACGACCTTAGGAATTAAATGAAGCATTTATAATATATTGATGACTTGAAATAATTTGGGAACTAAAAAATCATATATCATACGGGCATTGaccataaaaataaaattaaaatatagaaTATTAAAAAATGAATCACTACTAGCTTAATACTTCAGAATGCCAACAAACTGACTTTAATGACGGACGGTGATGGTCTCCATCGCACTTTGAAAATTCATAGTAAAATCACCATTGTTGCCACGTACGATGATTAGAACTCGAGTTCAAAATATGCCCAAGGGTTTTAACACTATTGGGAAACTTGTGTCCCTTTCGGCCTGCACTTGACCCGAGTTCTTAATGCTACCAAGAGACTCTGCGTCACGAAATCCATGTCCCTTTCCACCTGGACTCGGACCCGAGTTTTTAATATCTCCAAGAATATATGCATTGGTGAAATCATGCCCCTTTCCACCAGGACTTGGTCCCGAATTTTTAATATCTCCAAGAGTATTTGCATTAGTGAAGTCGTGTCCCTTTCCACCCGAACTTGAACCCGAGATTTTAATATCTCCAAGCTTATCTGCATTGGTGAAATCATGCCCCTTTCCACCAGGACTTGGGCCCGAATATTTAATACCTCCAAGAGTATATGCATCAGTGAAGTCGTGTCCCTTTCCTCCAGGGCTAGGGCCCGAATTTTTAATATCTCCGGGAATATTCGCATCAATGAAGTCCTGTCCCTTTCCACCTGGACTAGGGCCTGAATTCTTAATATCTCCAACAATATTTGCATTGGTAAAACCGTGTCCCTTTCCACCTGGACTAGGGCCTGAATTCTTAATATCTCCAAAATTATTTGCATTCGTGAAATCGTGTCCCTTTCCACCCGGACTAGGGCCTGAGTTCTTAGTATCTCCGAAAATATTTGCATTCTTGAAATCGTGTCCCTTTCCATCCGGGCTAGGGCCTGAATTCTTAATATCTCCAAGAATATTTTCATTGGTAAAATCGTGTCCCTTTCCACCCGGACTAGGGCCCGAATTTTTAATATCTCCAAGAATATTGACATCGGTGAAATGGTGTCCCTTTCCACCAGGACTACGGCCCGAATTTTTAATATCTACTAGAATATTGACGTCGGTGATTCGGTGTCCCTTTCCACCGGAACTAGGGCCCGAATTCTTAATATCTCCAGGAATATTTGTATGAGTGAAATCATGTCCTTCTCCACCATGACTAGGACCCGAATTCTTGATATTTCTAAAAGATTCGGCAGTGAGAAACGCGTGTCCCTTCCCTCCTGCAGGGCTTCCACCTCCACCAATTTTAATTACCGCAAGACTTAGTACATCCAATGCATCTCTAATCGCACCAATATCAGATTTATTCGGTACATTTAATGGTCTAGCCGATATATCTACCATTAATGCAGTGATAAGTAGAAGAACAATGGGGACTAACTTGTAGAATTTAGCCATTGCTAGTTTGAATTGACAACTGGATTACAGTAAGATAGAAAATATTTTGTGGGAAATAGTGATTTGAAGATTGAAGAGCTTCCTTGATTTGAATTTAATTGATTACAAAACGTGAGAGAAGAAGATTGAGTAAATGTTTAAGTTGTTGTCAGAATGGCTAAATTGTAATGGTATTTATACTAATgcttatgcatgcatgcatgcaagtTTATAAAGGTTAAGGTTGACTTAGTCCACAAATTAAGAAGAAAATTCAGATTTAAACACATGGGGAAATAGAGATTTAGAAAAAGTTATAGTATTTTGTAATGAAGCAACATGAACACGAATAAAACATAGATACAGGGTTTCAATAAACCTTAGATAAATAGATTTGAGTTCTAGTTAAACAAGTTAGGTGTTTATGGAAGAATTTTGATATCTAAAGAGGGTCAAATTAAGTCAAATATTATGTTGGTTTCTACTTTCTGTCCAACTCTAAAGGAAACATCAATGGTCAAACAAAAGGAAAATTGACtagtacgtatgtatgtatgtcaATTTGGGACTCTAGGTGACCCACATAGACTATGATACTTTTGATTATATTTCAAAATACTGTTCTAGAAGGTCCACTATCTTCTTCAAATGAA from Rutidosis leptorrhynchoides isolate AG116_Rl617_1_P2 chromosome 9, CSIRO_AGI_Rlap_v1, whole genome shotgun sequence harbors:
- the LOC139867389 gene encoding uncharacterized protein is translated as MAKFYKLVPIVLLLITALMVDISARPLNVPNKSDIGAIRDALDVLSLAVIKIGGGGSPAGGKGHAFLTAESFRNIKNSGPSHGGEGHDFTHTNIPGDIKNSGPSSGGKGHRITDVNILVDIKNSGRSPGGKGHHFTDVNILGDIKNSGPSPGGKGHDFTNENILGDIKNSGPSPDGKGHDFKNANIFGDTKNSGPSPGGKGHDFTNANNFGDIKNSGPSPGGKGHGFTNANIVGDIKNSGPSPGGKGQDFIDANIPGDIKNSGPSPGGKGHDFTDAYTLGGIKYSGPSPGGKGHDFTNADKLGDIKISGSSSGGKGHDFTNANTLGDIKNSGPSPGGKGHDFTNAYILGDIKNSGPSPGGKGHGFRDAESLGSIKNSGQVQAERDTSFPIVLKPLGIF